The genomic region GGGTGCTGAAGGAGCGCGGCGCCATGCCGGATGCCGACAGCGTCTGGAACCTCGTCCTGGCCTGCCGCCGCTGCAATCGCGGCGAAGGCGGCAAGTTCGCGGCCGTGCCGGTGCCTGCCCTGGTGCAGCGCCTGCATCAGCGCAACAACTGGCTGGTCGACAGCCATCATCCGCTGCGCGAGACCATCCTGCTGCAGACCGGGCTGGATGCCGAGGCTCGCGCGGGCTTTCTGCGCGGCCGGCTGCAGATGGCGTTGGAGGCGCTGATCCATCACTGGCAGCCACGGGAGCAGTATGGGGATGCCTGATCCGGTCACGGCAACGCTGGCCTATTATGACCAGCACGCGGCCGCTTTTGCGGCGCAGAATGCTGCGCTCGACCTGACGCCGCTCTATGAGCGCTTTCTGCGGCATCTGCCGCCGGGCGGGCGCATCCTGGATGCCGGCTGCGGCACTGGCCGCGACTGTCTGGCCTTTGCTGAGCGGGGCTATGCGGTGGTGGGTTTTGATGCCTCGGCGGCGATGGTCCAGCTAAGCCGGGCGCGGGTTGGCCGTCGCGCCACCCTCCACCACATGCCCTTTGAGGCGGTCGCCTGGCAGGCAGCCTTCGACGGCCTCTGGTGCTGTGCCTCGCTGCTGCATGTGCCGGCCGCGGCCTTTGCCGATGTGGCGGCCCGGCTGGTGGCGGCCCTGCGGCCAGGGGGCGCGTGGTATCTATCCTTCAAGCAGGGTGCGGGCGAGCACTGGCGCGACGGGCGCCTGTTTGTCGACCACAGTGAGGCGAGCCTCCGCGCCACACTGCAGCCGCTGCCGGTGCGGATTGCGGATCTCTGGACCTCGCCCGATCTGCGGCCGGGCCGGGAGCGCGAGAACTGGCTGAACCTGGTGGCGATCCGGACTGAGACAGAGAGCATCGCGCAAGGCCGGTCAGAGGCAGGCCCGTGAGCCAGTCAGGCCACGCCGCCGGCGTGCACCTCGCTATGGAGGGCAGACCGACGATCTCATAGCTCATCCCGCTTGCAGAGCGACCGATCTGCGTGTGCAACCGCGACATTGATTAAGCAAAACCACTATGGTTGGGCATCGATCAAGAATAGGCCCAGAAAAAAACTTGCAAAATAAAATGGGGACATCTATATAGGTTTTGTCAGTTTCGTTGTTCCGGTGTGCTTCTCCTGCCCATTTATTTGGGCTCTGAGCTTGTTTCCGTTTCAAATTGAAGATGATCCGCCGCGCAATATCGCTCGGCGGCATTCCGTTTTGATCGGAATACTCTCATGGCTATCGGCACCGTTAAGTGGTTCAACACGACCAAGGGCTTCGGCTTCATCCAGCCCGAGGACGGCTCCAAGGACGTCTTCCTGCACATCTCCGACGTGCAGCGCGCCGGCATGGACGTGCGTGAGGGCGACAAGCTCTCCTACGACGTCCAGAGCGGCCAGCAGGGCAAGCTCTCGGCCGGCAATCTGCGCCAGGCCTAAAGGCGGGGCGGCCATCTGGCCGCCTTTCCTATAGCCATCGCAGCGCCTGCGCTGTTATGGGCCTCGAGCC from Roseomonas marmotae harbors:
- a CDS encoding class I SAM-dependent methyltransferase encodes the protein MPDPVTATLAYYDQHAAAFAAQNAALDLTPLYERFLRHLPPGGRILDAGCGTGRDCLAFAERGYAVVGFDASAAMVQLSRARVGRRATLHHMPFEAVAWQAAFDGLWCCASLLHVPAAAFADVAARLVAALRPGGAWYLSFKQGAGEHWRDGRLFVDHSEASLRATLQPLPVRIADLWTSPDLRPGRERENWLNLVAIRTETESIAQGRSEAGP
- a CDS encoding cold-shock protein, producing MAIGTVKWFNTTKGFGFIQPEDGSKDVFLHISDVQRAGMDVREGDKLSYDVQSGQQGKLSAGNLRQA